A stretch of the Streptosporangium sp. NBC_01755 genome encodes the following:
- a CDS encoding DEAD/DEAH box helicase, which translates to MTITPTVGSLVSARGRDWVVLPESAPDMLVLRPLGGADDDIAAVFPAFEKVTSAQFAPPLAADLGDERAAGLLRSALRIGFRSGAGPFRSLAGIAVDPRAYQLVPLMMALRQKTVRMLISDDVGIGKTVEAGLIASELLAQGGAKGLAVLCSPALAEQWQQELRTKFGIDAELVLASTVSRLERGLDLGQSLFERHPHVVVSTDFIKSTRHRDDFVRHCPDLVIVDEAHTCVAADENSSTQNQLRYELLQRVADPKAGRHLLLVTATPHSGKESAFRNLLGLVRPELATVDFGSEEGRRLLAAHFVHRKRADVRRFLTVNDGLADNSLAEETTFPSDRYFKDETYKLSPAYQALLDDAIAYARERVTAAGDRGRREARIAWWSAIALLRSLVSSPRAAAQTLRTRSAAAKATTAEEADRLGAPLTSDSSENDALEGLDVAPGAEIGEVAEIGEVAEAGGIAETGEAGTRLAELADRAARLEGTAGDLKLAALVRHLKKLLDEGYHPIVFCRYIPTAEYVAEHLDGKLGKKTVVRAVTGTLSPQQRLQRIEELADEAGDDSAARRVLIATDCLSEGVNLQHHFDAVVHYDLAWNPTRHDQREGRVDRYGQKRDIVRVITLWGSDNGIDGKVLEVLIKKHRQIRKDLGISVSVPDAASSGVTDAIVEWMLMRDRQRGQETLFGLEELGAIDDRAADLETEWKSAAEREKTSRSRFAQRSIHPEEVAREVAAIRDTLGRSGETHDFVRHALAALDGVLRDDASGTGDFTAEVSGAPAGLRDVLAPVLGGDAVELGRPVPFRTTAAVARGEAALVRTDPVVGALAGYVLNAALDGKAEGPRPARRCGVIRTRAVGNRTTLLLVRYRFHLTLPSRSGERELVAEDARLLAFEGSPANAVWLPAEAALGLLDATADENTDPTFGERTMSRVLDGLPTVTAHLEAYGVELADELLASHRRVRSASGEIVRGVDVTAQKPADVLGVYVYLPASGAVTPTVTVPGGAA; encoded by the coding sequence ATGACGATCACCCCCACCGTCGGTTCCCTGGTCTCCGCCCGAGGCCGTGACTGGGTGGTGCTGCCCGAAAGCGCCCCCGACATGCTCGTGCTGCGCCCCCTGGGCGGAGCGGACGACGACATCGCGGCCGTCTTCCCCGCCTTCGAGAAAGTCACCAGCGCCCAGTTCGCACCCCCGTTGGCCGCCGACCTCGGCGACGAACGTGCCGCAGGCCTGCTCCGCTCGGCCCTGCGCATCGGCTTCCGCTCCGGTGCCGGCCCCTTCCGCTCGCTCGCCGGGATCGCCGTCGATCCCCGCGCCTACCAGCTCGTACCGCTGATGATGGCGCTGCGCCAGAAGACCGTACGGATGCTGATCTCCGACGACGTCGGCATCGGCAAGACCGTCGAGGCCGGTCTGATCGCGAGCGAGCTGCTCGCCCAGGGAGGCGCGAAGGGGCTCGCCGTACTCTGCTCGCCCGCGCTGGCCGAGCAGTGGCAGCAGGAGCTGCGCACCAAGTTCGGCATCGACGCCGAGCTGGTGCTGGCCTCCACGGTCTCCAGGCTGGAGCGCGGCCTGGACCTGGGCCAGTCCCTCTTCGAGCGGCACCCCCACGTGGTGGTCTCCACCGACTTCATCAAGTCCACCCGGCACCGCGACGACTTCGTCCGGCACTGCCCCGACCTGGTCATCGTCGACGAGGCCCACACCTGTGTCGCCGCCGACGAGAACAGCTCCACGCAGAACCAGCTCCGTTACGAGCTTCTCCAACGCGTCGCCGACCCCAAGGCCGGCCGCCACCTGCTGCTGGTGACGGCGACCCCGCACAGCGGGAAGGAGAGCGCGTTCCGCAACCTGCTGGGCCTGGTCAGGCCGGAGCTCGCGACGGTCGACTTCGGCTCGGAGGAGGGCCGCAGGCTCCTGGCCGCGCACTTCGTGCATCGCAAGCGGGCCGACGTCCGCCGGTTCCTCACCGTGAACGACGGGTTGGCCGACAACAGCCTGGCCGAGGAGACCACGTTTCCCTCGGACCGGTACTTCAAGGACGAGACCTACAAGCTCTCTCCTGCCTACCAGGCCCTCCTCGACGACGCCATCGCCTACGCGCGTGAGCGGGTGACCGCCGCCGGTGACCGGGGCAGGCGTGAGGCCCGGATCGCCTGGTGGTCGGCGATCGCGCTGCTCCGCTCCCTGGTCTCCTCACCGCGCGCCGCCGCCCAGACGCTGCGCACCCGCTCGGCGGCGGCGAAGGCCACCACCGCCGAGGAGGCCGACAGGCTCGGTGCCCCCCTGACCAGCGACTCCTCGGAAAACGACGCCCTGGAAGGTCTCGACGTCGCCCCCGGCGCGGAGATCGGGGAGGTCGCGGAGATCGGGGAGGTCGCGGAGGCCGGGGGGATCGCGGAGACCGGGGAAGCGGGCACACGGCTCGCCGAACTGGCCGACAGGGCGGCCCGCCTGGAGGGAACGGCCGGTGACCTGAAGCTGGCGGCGCTGGTCAGGCACCTCAAGAAGCTGCTGGACGAGGGTTACCACCCGATCGTCTTCTGCCGCTACATCCCGACCGCCGAGTACGTCGCCGAGCACCTGGACGGCAAGCTCGGTAAGAAGACCGTCGTCCGGGCCGTCACCGGAACCCTCTCCCCGCAGCAGCGCCTGCAGCGCATCGAGGAACTCGCCGACGAGGCGGGCGACGACAGCGCGGCCCGCCGCGTCCTGATCGCCACCGACTGCCTCTCCGAGGGCGTCAACCTCCAGCACCACTTCGACGCCGTCGTCCACTACGACCTGGCATGGAACCCCACCCGCCATGACCAGCGCGAAGGCCGCGTCGACCGCTACGGCCAGAAGAGGGACATCGTCCGGGTCATCACCCTCTGGGGCAGTGACAACGGCATCGACGGCAAGGTCCTCGAAGTCCTCATCAAGAAGCACCGCCAGATCCGCAAGGACCTGGGCATCTCCGTCTCCGTTCCCGACGCGGCCTCCTCCGGGGTGACCGACGCGATCGTCGAATGGATGCTGATGCGCGACCGGCAACGCGGGCAGGAGACGCTCTTCGGCCTTGAGGAGCTCGGCGCGATCGACGACAGGGCCGCCGACTTGGAGACGGAGTGGAAGTCCGCCGCCGAACGCGAGAAGACGTCCCGCTCCCGCTTCGCCCAGCGTTCCATCCACCCCGAGGAGGTCGCCCGCGAGGTCGCCGCGATCCGCGACACCCTGGGACGGTCGGGTGAGACCCACGACTTCGTCCGGCATGCGCTGGCCGCTCTCGACGGCGTCCTGCGCGACGACGCGAGCGGCACCGGCGACTTCACCGCGGAGGTGAGCGGCGCTCCCGCCGGGCTCCGCGACGTCCTCGCCCCCGTTCTCGGCGGCGACGCCGTCGAGCTGGGCCGTCCGGTCCCGTTCCGTACGACGGCCGCGGTGGCGCGCGGTGAGGCCGCCCTGGTCCGCACCGACCCGGTGGTCGGCGCGCTCGCCGGTTACGTCCTCAACGCCGCCCTCGACGGCAAGGCCGAAGGCCCCCGCCCGGCCCGCCGCTGCGGAGTGATCCGCACCAGAGCCGTCGGCAACCGCACCACGCTGCTCCTGGTCCGCTACCGCTTCCACCTCACCTTGCCGTCCAGGTCGGGGGAGCGGGAGCTCGTCGCCGAGGACGCCCGGCTGCTCGCCTTCGAGGGCTCACCCGCGAACGCGGTGTGGCTGCCCGCCGAAGCCGCGCTGGGGCTGCTCGACGCGACCGCCGACGAGAACACCGACCCCACCTTCGGCGAGCGCACGATGAGCCGCGTCCTGGACGGCCTGCCCACCGTGACCGCACATCTGGAGGCGTACGGCGTGGAACTCGCCGACGAACTCCTCGCCTCGCACCGCCGGGTCCGCAGCGCCTCCGGCGAGATCGTCCGTGGGGTGGACGTCACCGCGCAGAAACCCGCCGATGTTCTCGGCGTCTACGTCTACCTGCCGGCCTCCGGCGCCGTCACCCCCACCGTCACCGTCCCCGGGGGAGCAGCCTGA
- a CDS encoding protein kinase domain-containing protein, with protein sequence MNFEQVASRFRLLGAVGKGNMGEVYRAEDLQAAEDDRDRVVAVKLILRSRSGAIIDSYADAKAVQRFEREVRIMRRLDHRNLPRIIDGGVDGTGLPYIAMELLDGETLRDLVGEHPQLPVGWVAALGAQIADGLSAAHTAGVIHRDLKPANVMLLRGGVVKVLDFGMGRILDDIENGKVTSTGVTVGTARYMAPEQFLAATVTQAADLYALGCVLFELLTGVPPFHSESAHELGQKHLTEPAPPVRLLRSDVPEEMSRLIEQLLAKDPADRPADAVAVREALLPFAVGEEHVPGWQELDPVRHLATVRAESRLPRPATDLADTPEPRAPGSGMDVFGVHRKLIKDYRSFTEGGTVIRDDRIAAFVENDLDAKSQWPDPWLSLNPFFASGGTVLELATEGVLHPECARIFQAGKTKDGTVCDGRPLTLHRHQREAIDTARSGASYVLTTGTGSGKSLSYIVPIVDKVLRDREQQGSEARKRVRAIIVYPMNALANSQIKELDKYLRDGYGPGREPVTYARYTGQEDEARRKEIRDNPPDILLTNYVMLELMLTRPGDRRSLIKMAKGLEFLVFDELHTYRGRQGADVALLIRRVREACQAERLQCIGTSATISSEGTAEDQRTAVGRVATTLFGTTVGSENVIGETLVRATDEAPDRVPVERLRAPGAPRAYADLVKDPLARWIETRFGLATDEAGRLVRQRPAKIEEAALELAEDSGLTAAECARAIRRTLEAGSEAGNPVTERPLFAFRLHQFLSKGDTVYVTLDDKPARHLTRDYQLVQPGSDGKILLPLAFCRECGQEYPTVWRTEKNGRVVYEPRRDTAATGGRAGDGYLYVDSDRPWPSTPEEAIADRWLPESWLEIDERGQEVVRASYRVRLPRAVTVDPYGVEGQGELKAAFIPSPFLFCMHCGVSYEQVRGKDFAKLATLDQEGRSSATSLVSASIVRSLKEVPAEALKEAARKLLTFVDNRQDASLQAGHFNDFVQIVQLRGALYQAAVEAGEEGVNHEELASRVSVALGLELADYAGSADLPPSMARNAAKTLRDVIAFRLYLDLERGWRITMPNLEQTGLLEIHYEDLEWLAEQQDRWSETHLKLREAAPGQRAEIMRALLDEMRRALAIDVQHFREDFDTLQRASEERLVDPWGLAAGDRPKVGTAYPQGSRPGLDRSGLFLSGRGKFGKYLRRVHFGKDLPVDDTQLIIVELLKVLARAGLVKEIAAAPQRAGRFRGTSGPTITGYRISAAALIWRAGTGETGTHDPLTRTYASGDGPRVNAFFRDLYRGAAGALSGLVAREHTAQVTPEERERREEAFRSAKLKLLYCSPTMELGVDIAELNAVMMRNVPPTPANYAQRSGRAGRSGQPALVTTYCATGNSHDQYYFRRSERMVAGAVAPPRLDLANEDLVRSHVQAIWLAEAGLKLGNAIPNIIDIGYAEDARIPNPKLALQDHIAEALRDTVVQERAVQAAHKVFGGLLTDFAATAWWYNEWIEDKVRAAPAQFDRDLDRWRGLFRAALVDQAEQNRRVLDHTLSERDRKIAVGRRREAETQLNLLKNESADSKSVLSDFNPYRYLAGEGFLPGYSFPRLPLAAYIPTVGSRFGDGDYLQRPRFLAIREFGPGALVYHEGARYQVTRIQLPPDATGDVVTSSARRCAGCGYHHDIHDRVDRCKMCDEPLGETTYGLLQLHTVYTKRRERISSDEEERRKAGFRLVTSYSFQKHGERSGRQDALVFEAGNKLATLSYGDSAIVRITNVGRVRAKPNEPDGFWLDPADGRWMNERDAGEASGDSGEMPVIDADGNEKRRKKRVIPYVQDSRNILVLKLDEPLDEPVALSLMYALERGIEAAFELEDSELSSELLPPDDGPRDRMLFTEAAEGGAGVLRLMQSEPGALARAAAEALAICHFDADGTDLGGAHPDRPCAKGCYECLLTYGNQFNHAFIDRHSMRDLLLRIAGSTARTTGRGESRSEQLARLTAQSDTALEARLITWLKERGLRLPDEAQTLVAEARARPDYVYRLPGVNVAVFVDGPVHEHASVAERDREAEDRLIDKGWDVVRFPHDADWSAIAAEFRRYFGTGA encoded by the coding sequence GTGAACTTCGAGCAGGTGGCAAGCCGGTTCCGTCTCCTGGGAGCCGTGGGTAAGGGCAACATGGGGGAGGTCTACCGCGCCGAGGACCTCCAGGCGGCCGAAGACGACAGGGATCGCGTGGTCGCGGTGAAGCTGATCCTGCGCAGCCGCTCCGGTGCGATCATCGACTCGTACGCCGACGCCAAGGCGGTCCAGCGGTTCGAACGCGAGGTGCGCATCATGCGCAGGCTCGACCACCGCAACCTCCCGCGCATCATCGACGGCGGGGTGGACGGCACCGGTCTGCCCTACATCGCGATGGAGCTTCTCGACGGGGAGACCCTGCGAGACCTGGTGGGCGAGCATCCGCAGCTGCCCGTCGGCTGGGTCGCGGCGCTGGGCGCTCAGATCGCGGACGGGCTGTCCGCGGCGCACACCGCCGGTGTCATTCACCGCGATCTCAAGCCCGCCAACGTCATGCTGCTGCGCGGTGGAGTGGTCAAGGTCCTCGACTTCGGCATGGGGCGGATCCTCGACGACATCGAGAACGGCAAGGTGACGAGCACGGGTGTCACGGTCGGCACCGCCCGCTACATGGCCCCCGAGCAGTTCCTCGCCGCGACGGTGACCCAGGCGGCCGACCTGTACGCCCTCGGCTGCGTGCTGTTCGAACTCCTCACCGGTGTTCCGCCGTTCCACAGCGAGTCCGCGCACGAGCTCGGCCAGAAACACCTCACCGAACCGGCACCCCCGGTACGGCTGCTCCGCTCCGACGTCCCCGAAGAGATGTCGAGACTCATCGAGCAGCTGCTCGCCAAGGACCCGGCCGACCGGCCCGCCGACGCCGTCGCCGTCCGTGAGGCACTGCTGCCGTTCGCCGTGGGGGAGGAGCACGTTCCCGGCTGGCAGGAGCTCGATCCGGTACGGCACCTCGCGACGGTGCGCGCCGAGAGCCGCCTTCCCCGGCCGGCCACCGACCTCGCGGACACCCCCGAGCCCCGGGCGCCCGGATCCGGGATGGATGTCTTCGGAGTGCACCGCAAGCTCATCAAGGACTACCGCTCGTTCACCGAGGGCGGCACGGTCATCCGCGACGATCGGATCGCGGCCTTCGTCGAGAACGACCTGGATGCCAAGTCCCAGTGGCCCGACCCCTGGCTGTCGCTGAACCCGTTCTTCGCCTCGGGCGGCACCGTTCTCGAACTCGCGACCGAAGGGGTGCTGCACCCGGAGTGCGCGCGCATCTTCCAGGCGGGGAAGACCAAGGACGGTACGGTATGCGACGGTCGTCCGCTCACTCTCCACCGCCACCAGCGTGAGGCGATCGACACCGCCCGGTCCGGCGCCTCCTACGTGCTGACCACCGGCACCGGCTCGGGCAAATCCCTCTCCTACATCGTGCCGATCGTCGACAAGGTGCTGAGGGACCGCGAACAGCAGGGGTCCGAGGCCCGCAAGCGGGTCCGCGCGATCATCGTCTACCCGATGAACGCACTGGCCAACAGCCAGATCAAGGAACTCGACAAGTACCTGCGCGACGGTTACGGCCCCGGCCGCGAGCCGGTCACCTACGCCCGGTACACCGGCCAGGAGGATGAGGCGCGGCGCAAGGAGATCCGTGACAACCCGCCGGACATCCTGCTCACCAACTACGTGATGCTGGAACTGATGCTCACCCGTCCGGGCGACCGGCGCTCTCTCATCAAGATGGCCAAGGGGCTGGAGTTCCTCGTCTTCGACGAGCTGCACACCTACCGCGGCCGCCAGGGCGCCGATGTGGCCCTGCTCATCCGCCGGGTTCGTGAGGCCTGCCAGGCCGAGCGCCTGCAGTGCATCGGCACCTCCGCCACCATCTCCAGCGAGGGCACCGCCGAGGACCAGCGAACGGCCGTCGGCCGCGTCGCCACCACCCTCTTCGGCACCACAGTGGGCTCTGAGAACGTCATCGGTGAGACGCTGGTGCGCGCCACCGACGAAGCCCCCGACAGGGTTCCGGTCGAGCGCCTCCGGGCTCCGGGGGCTCCGCGCGCCTACGCCGACCTGGTGAAGGATCCCCTCGCCCGCTGGATCGAGACCCGCTTCGGCCTCGCCACGGACGAGGCGGGGCGCCTGGTCCGGCAGAGACCCGCCAAGATCGAGGAAGCGGCCCTCGAACTCGCCGAGGACAGCGGGCTGACCGCGGCCGAATGCGCGCGGGCGATCCGCCGCACGCTGGAGGCCGGTTCCGAGGCCGGGAACCCCGTCACCGAGCGCCCCCTGTTCGCCTTCCGGCTGCACCAGTTCCTCTCCAAGGGCGACACCGTCTACGTCACCCTTGACGACAAGCCGGCCCGTCACCTGACGCGCGACTACCAGCTCGTCCAGCCCGGTTCGGACGGCAAGATCCTGCTGCCGCTGGCCTTCTGCCGCGAGTGCGGTCAGGAGTACCCGACCGTGTGGCGCACCGAGAAGAACGGCCGCGTCGTCTACGAGCCGCGCCGGGACACCGCCGCCACCGGTGGCCGCGCCGGGGACGGCTACCTCTACGTCGACTCCGACCGCCCCTGGCCGAGCACGCCGGAGGAGGCCATCGCCGATCGCTGGCTGCCCGAGTCCTGGCTGGAGATCGACGAGCGGGGACAGGAGGTCGTGCGCGCCTCCTACCGGGTGCGGCTGCCCAGAGCCGTCACCGTCGACCCGTACGGGGTCGAGGGGCAGGGCGAGCTGAAGGCGGCCTTCATCCCCTCACCGTTCCTCTTCTGCATGCACTGCGGAGTGAGTTACGAGCAGGTCAGGGGAAAGGACTTCGCCAAGCTCGCGACCCTCGACCAGGAGGGCCGCTCCTCGGCGACCTCCCTCGTCTCCGCCTCCATCGTCCGCTCGCTCAAGGAGGTCCCCGCCGAGGCACTCAAGGAAGCGGCCCGCAAGCTGCTCACCTTCGTCGACAATCGGCAGGACGCCTCTCTCCAGGCCGGTCACTTCAATGACTTCGTGCAGATCGTCCAGCTGCGCGGCGCCCTCTACCAGGCGGCTGTCGAGGCGGGCGAGGAGGGCGTCAACCACGAGGAGCTCGCCTCCCGCGTCTCGGTCGCCCTGGGCCTGGAGCTCGCCGACTACGCCGGCAGCGCGGACCTGCCTCCTTCGATGGCACGCAACGCCGCGAAGACCCTGCGGGACGTCATCGCCTTCCGCCTCTACCTGGATCTCGAACGCGGCTGGCGCATCACCATGCCCAACCTGGAGCAGACCGGCCTGCTGGAGATCCACTACGAGGACCTGGAGTGGCTCGCCGAGCAGCAGGACCGGTGGTCCGAGACTCACCTGAAGCTGCGTGAGGCGGCCCCGGGCCAACGTGCCGAGATCATGCGGGCACTGCTCGACGAGATGCGCCGCGCCCTCGCCATCGACGTGCAGCACTTCCGCGAGGACTTCGACACCCTCCAGCGCGCCAGCGAGGAGCGCCTCGTCGACCCCTGGGGGCTCGCCGCGGGTGACCGTCCCAAGGTCGGCACCGCCTACCCGCAGGGCTCCAGGCCCGGCCTGGACCGCTCGGGTCTGTTCCTGTCCGGCCGGGGCAAGTTCGGCAAGTACCTGCGGCGGGTGCACTTCGGCAAGGATCTGCCGGTTGACGACACCCAGCTGATCATCGTGGAGCTGCTGAAGGTGCTCGCCAGAGCCGGGCTGGTCAAGGAGATCGCCGCGGCCCCGCAGCGCGCTGGCCGCTTCCGGGGCACCTCCGGCCCGACCATCACCGGTTACCGGATCTCCGCCGCGGCCCTCATCTGGCGGGCCGGAACAGGGGAGACCGGCACCCACGACCCGCTGACCCGCACCTACGCCAGCGGCGACGGCCCCCGCGTCAACGCCTTCTTCCGTGACCTCTACCGGGGTGCGGCCGGTGCTCTCAGCGGCCTCGTCGCCCGCGAACACACCGCCCAGGTCACCCCGGAAGAGCGGGAGAGGCGCGAGGAGGCCTTCCGTAGCGCGAAGCTGAAGCTTCTCTACTGCTCGCCGACGATGGAGTTGGGCGTCGACATCGCCGAGCTCAACGCCGTGATGATGCGCAATGTGCCGCCCACCCCGGCCAACTACGCCCAGCGCAGCGGCCGGGCCGGTCGGTCCGGGCAGCCCGCACTCGTCACCACCTACTGCGCGACCGGAAACAGCCACGACCAGTACTACTTCCGCCGCTCCGAGCGCATGGTCGCGGGAGCCGTCGCCCCGCCCCGTCTCGACCTCGCCAACGAGGACCTGGTCCGCTCCCACGTCCAGGCCATCTGGCTGGCCGAGGCCGGGCTCAAACTGGGCAACGCCATCCCCAACATCATCGACATCGGCTATGCCGAGGACGCACGCATCCCCAACCCCAAACTTGCCCTGCAGGACCACATCGCCGAGGCCCTGCGCGACACCGTTGTGCAGGAGCGCGCGGTGCAGGCCGCACACAAGGTCTTCGGTGGACTGCTGACCGACTTCGCGGCCACCGCCTGGTGGTACAACGAGTGGATCGAGGACAAGGTCCGTGCCGCTCCCGCGCAGTTCGACCGGGACCTTGACCGCTGGCGTGGCCTGTTCAGAGCGGCCCTGGTCGACCAGGCCGAGCAGAACCGGCGGGTCCTGGACCACACCCTCTCCGAGCGCGACCGCAAGATCGCCGTCGGGCGCCGCCGGGAGGCCGAGACCCAGCTCAACCTCCTCAAGAACGAGAGCGCGGACAGCAAGTCGGTACTCTCCGACTTCAACCCCTACCGCTACCTCGCCGGCGAGGGCTTCCTGCCCGGCTACTCCTTCCCGCGCCTGCCGCTCGCCGCCTACATCCCCACGGTCGGCAGCCGGTTCGGCGACGGCGACTACCTCCAGCGCCCCCGCTTCCTGGCCATCCGCGAGTTCGGGCCCGGAGCCCTCGTCTACCACGAGGGCGCCCGCTACCAGGTCACCCGCATCCAACTGCCGCCGGACGCGACGGGCGACGTCGTCACCAGTAGCGCACGCAGGTGCGCCGGTTGCGGCTACCACCACGACATCCACGACCGCGTCGACCGCTGCAAGATGTGCGACGAGCCGCTGGGCGAGACCACGTACGGGCTGCTTCAACTGCACACCGTCTACACCAAGCGTCGCGAGCGGATCTCCTCCGACGAGGAGGAGCGCCGCAAGGCGGGTTTCCGGCTGGTGACCTCCTACAGCTTCCAGAAGCATGGCGAGCGTTCGGGCCGTCAGGACGCCCTCGTCTTCGAGGCCGGAAACAAACTCGCCACCCTGTCCTACGGGGACTCGGCGATCGTCCGCATCACCAACGTCGGCCGGGTACGGGCCAAGCCGAACGAGCCGGACGGCTTCTGGCTCGATCCCGCCGACGGCCGCTGGATGAACGAGCGCGACGCCGGTGAGGCCTCCGGCGACTCCGGTGAGATGCCCGTCATCGACGCGGACGGCAATGAGAAGCGCCGCAAGAAGCGGGTCATCCCCTACGTCCAGGACAGCCGCAACATCCTGGTGCTGAAGCTGGACGAGCCGCTGGACGAGCCTGTCGCGCTCTCGCTCATGTACGCGCTGGAACGCGGCATCGAGGCCGCCTTCGAGCTGGAGGACTCCGAGCTGAGCAGCGAACTGCTGCCGCCCGACGACGGTCCCCGCGACCGGATGCTGTTCACCGAGGCCGCCGAAGGCGGTGCCGGTGTGCTGCGCCTGATGCAGTCCGAGCCCGGCGCGCTCGCCCGCGCCGCCGCAGAGGCCCTGGCCATCTGCCACTTCGACGCCGACGGCACCGACCTGGGCGGAGCGCACCCCGACCGTCCCTGTGCCAAGGGCTGCTACGAGTGCCTGCTCACCTACGGCAACCAGTTCAACCACGCCTTCATCGACCGACACTCGATGCGTGACCTGCTGCTCCGGATCGCGGGTTCGACGGCCCGTACGACCGGCCGGGGCGAGTCCCGTTCGGAGCAGCTGGCACGGCTGACCGCGCAGTCGGACACCGCGCTGGAGGCCAGGCTCATCACCTGGCTCAAGGAACGAGGGCTGCGCCTGCCCGACGAGGCGCAGACCCTCGTCGCCGAGGCGCGTGCCCGGCCCGACTACGTCTACCGGCTGCCCGGCGTCAACGTCGCGGTCTTCGTCGACGGCCCCGTCCACGAGCACGCCTCGGTCGCCGAACGCGACCGCGAGGCGGAGGACCGGCTGATCGACAAGGGCTGGGACGTGGTCCGGTTCCCCCACGACGCCGACTGGTCCGCCATCGCGGCGGAGTTCAGGCGTTACTTCGGGACCGGTGCCTGA